One part of the Mariniblastus fucicola genome encodes these proteins:
- a CDS encoding serine/threonine-protein kinase, which yields MADENSKEIEDDQATILPGAIPKPGSDTGKPPSIAVPSIDNYEILDELGRGGMGVVYKARDTKLDRVVALKMILGGKFASDEEIQRFRIEGESAARLDHPGIVPIYDTGQVDGNHFFAMKFIGGSSLLDKLDEYQSDRRAGCELIAKIADAVQHAHQRAVLHRDLKPANVLIDSDGQPAITDFGLAKRTDGDSELTQTGLVMGTPGFMSPEQAAGRKDVTTSADIFSLGAMLYWIITGEPPFKGETGIQAVMKTIEGDTPSLRLLVPDANSDLDLICQKAMHRDPLQRYSSAAAMADDLRAWLDGEPLSVRRATAMNMASVWVRKNLRTVLAACATGLLCGLIVGGILGVAELRNAAEEEYRAQQLGGESSSTWVSIFIGLRQLSSQWFLLSYLMVPAVALCAFLCVRWVRPKTREANIAAAVTCGIVASAVTFLLGGGWGIVSSASVDRGFRDIELLSSVAWLESESERKLARRAFVQRYPGLEEMGAADRQLAIRRKIMHDQKTGLTPGIWMGVCVAILFTGLPLTLTSVLSGMLWRQGIRGWQWFGCTWERAAYLLLFFLVLSFLLRPVWPSIWLVVASLAMFLLGLFLAVRMSSWYLRVGMVPVPFICMALIGSDYQGMLHSVWNAGRAGDEVELRQQMENSDRLLAQTERSYDRYAAAIGWLYLGDEDRYQHHCDKLRSSFEFAYRPEIASRIAKVSLLRPDLQTEDNLDLAEELAEYASGFESSDLANQFRSTRALAELRRGNYKSALEWNQKCRALRADQKEYDYTVATSHAVDALAHVRLGETDLARASLELGRKAWQVARQDTMQDGVDERWPDWATFQVLEKEILKELQ from the coding sequence ATGGCAGACGAAAACAGCAAGGAAATCGAAGACGATCAGGCAACGATTCTACCCGGTGCCATTCCCAAACCTGGATCGGACACAGGCAAACCGCCATCGATTGCGGTGCCTTCGATCGACAACTACGAAATTCTTGACGAGCTTGGACGCGGCGGCATGGGTGTCGTCTACAAAGCCCGTGACACAAAGCTCGATCGCGTCGTCGCATTGAAAATGATTCTGGGCGGCAAGTTTGCGTCTGACGAGGAGATTCAACGCTTTCGCATCGAAGGCGAATCAGCCGCGAGGCTGGATCATCCGGGAATCGTGCCGATCTACGATACTGGCCAGGTTGATGGAAACCACTTTTTTGCCATGAAGTTTATCGGCGGAAGTTCGCTGCTGGATAAGCTGGATGAGTACCAATCCGATCGGCGTGCCGGGTGCGAGTTGATCGCAAAGATTGCTGACGCGGTACAACATGCGCATCAGCGAGCCGTGCTTCATCGCGATCTCAAGCCGGCGAATGTTTTGATTGACAGCGACGGTCAGCCCGCGATCACGGACTTTGGTTTGGCCAAACGAACCGATGGGGACAGCGAACTGACGCAAACGGGGCTGGTGATGGGCACGCCGGGCTTCATGTCGCCAGAACAGGCCGCGGGGCGCAAAGACGTTACGACGTCCGCAGATATTTTTTCTCTGGGAGCGATGCTCTATTGGATCATCACCGGCGAGCCACCGTTCAAAGGTGAAACGGGAATTCAGGCGGTCATGAAAACCATTGAAGGCGACACTCCTTCGTTACGACTGCTGGTGCCGGATGCAAACTCTGACCTGGATTTGATCTGTCAGAAAGCAATGCATCGAGATCCGCTGCAACGCTACAGTTCCGCGGCGGCGATGGCGGATGATCTACGCGCGTGGCTCGACGGGGAACCATTGAGCGTGCGGCGGGCGACAGCGATGAATATGGCATCGGTCTGGGTCCGTAAAAATTTGCGGACGGTTTTGGCAGCTTGTGCGACGGGCTTGTTGTGCGGACTGATCGTCGGAGGGATTCTGGGAGTCGCAGAACTTCGAAACGCTGCCGAAGAAGAATACCGGGCTCAACAGTTAGGCGGCGAATCTTCCAGCACGTGGGTGAGTATCTTTATCGGCCTGCGGCAACTGTCCAGCCAATGGTTTCTGCTGTCCTACCTGATGGTGCCAGCGGTCGCGCTGTGTGCTTTCCTCTGCGTTCGTTGGGTCCGGCCGAAAACCCGCGAAGCCAACATCGCGGCGGCAGTCACCTGCGGAATCGTCGCCAGCGCGGTCACGTTTTTGCTCGGCGGAGGGTGGGGGATTGTGAGTTCCGCATCTGTCGATCGGGGATTTCGAGACATCGAGTTGTTGTCCTCTGTTGCGTGGCTTGAATCCGAATCGGAAAGAAAACTGGCGCGGCGTGCGTTCGTGCAGCGATATCCCGGTCTGGAAGAAATGGGAGCCGCCGATCGGCAGTTGGCGATTCGGAGAAAGATTATGCACGACCAGAAAACCGGACTGACGCCTGGCATCTGGATGGGAGTCTGTGTTGCCATCCTGTTCACCGGTCTTCCACTGACGCTGACCAGCGTGCTCTCAGGAATGCTGTGGCGGCAAGGCATTCGCGGCTGGCAATGGTTTGGTTGTACGTGGGAGCGAGCCGCTTATTTGCTGCTGTTCTTTCTGGTTTTGAGTTTCCTGCTGCGTCCCGTTTGGCCATCGATCTGGTTGGTTGTGGCGTCGCTAGCGATGTTTTTGCTTGGGCTGTTTCTCGCGGTGCGTATGTCCAGCTGGTACTTGCGAGTCGGCATGGTCCCGGTGCCGTTTATCTGTATGGCGTTGATTGGCAGCGACTATCAGGGGATGCTCCATTCCGTCTGGAATGCCGGCCGAGCGGGCGATGAGGTTGAGCTGCGGCAGCAAATGGAGAACAGCGACCGACTGCTTGCGCAAACGGAACGCTCCTATGATCGCTACGCAGCAGCCATCGGGTGGCTGTATTTAGGAGATGAAGATCGGTATCAGCATCATTGTGACAAGCTGCGTTCCAGTTTCGAGTTCGCTTACCGTCCCGAAATCGCCAGTCGAATCGCGAAAGTCAGCTTGCTGCGACCGGATTTGCAAACTGAAGACAACCTTGATTTGGCTGAGGAGCTTGCTGAGTATGCGTCCGGATTTGAGTCCTCGGATTTGGCGAATCAGTTCCGTTCAACGCGTGCTTTGGCGGAGTTGCGTCGTGGCAACTATAAGTCGGCGTTAGAATGGAATCAGAAATGTCGTGCTTTGCGTGCTGATCAAAAGGAATATGACTACACGGTCGCGACCAGCCACGCGGTGGACGCGTTGGCCCATGTTCGGCTGGGCGAAACCGACCTTGCGAGAGCGTCGCTTGAGCTTGGACGGAAAGCCTGGCAGGTGGCACGGCAGGACACGATGCAGGACGGCGTTGACGAGCGATGGCCAGATTGGGCGACGTTTCAGGTTCTTGAAAAAGAGATTTTGAAAGAGCTTCAATAA
- a CDS encoding spondin domain-containing protein, producing MKKSIIGICVIMLATVVAAPTQAQTQRVRVEVSSNAPTGGVAITPLWVGFHDGSFDVFDAGSTASAGLEEIAETGSAAGLAADFGMTAGGVGGSLGSPTGPPPIQPGETVSGIFDLDSTDNQFFSYAAMVLPSSDFFVANGDPTSIDLASIFGTSGSISFDIGTTVWDAGTEVNDFATAPGNPLFGIPEGDGAAGAAEGGLIAEVTGDPYSGFLNTPAGFDFGPLSFNDGALYSGGIATVTITAVPEPGSFGVLAMGLGGLFLRRRR from the coding sequence ATGAAGAAATCTATTATTGGTATTTGTGTCATCATGCTGGCAACGGTCGTCGCCGCGCCGACGCAAGCTCAGACGCAGCGCGTGCGCGTTGAAGTCAGCAGCAACGCGCCGACTGGTGGCGTTGCGATTACACCCTTGTGGGTTGGCTTTCACGATGGAAGCTTCGATGTTTTCGACGCCGGATCAACTGCGTCGGCAGGATTGGAAGAGATTGCTGAAACGGGTTCGGCTGCCGGGCTTGCCGCCGACTTTGGCATGACTGCGGGAGGAGTCGGAGGATCGTTGGGTTCGCCAACAGGGCCTCCACCGATTCAGCCTGGTGAAACGGTTAGCGGGATTTTCGATCTGGATTCGACCGACAACCAGTTCTTTTCTTACGCCGCGATGGTGTTGCCATCGAGCGATTTTTTCGTCGCCAACGGAGATCCGACTTCGATCGATCTGGCTTCCATTTTCGGAACCAGCGGATCAATCTCGTTCGATATTGGCACTACTGTTTGGGATGCGGGTACCGAGGTCAACGACTTCGCGACTGCGCCAGGGAACCCCCTGTTCGGCATTCCGGAAGGCGATGGTGCAGCCGGTGCAGCTGAAGGCGGCCTGATCGCAGAAGTCACTGGCGATCCGTATTCGGGTTTCTTGAACACTCCGGCCGGATTCGATTTTGGCCCACTGAGCTTCAATGACGGAGCGTTGTATTCAGGCGGAATTGCGACCGTCACGATTACGGCCGTTCCTGAACCAGGAAGTTTTGGGGTTCTGGCAATGGGACTGGGAGGATTGTTTCTCCGCCGCCGTCGCTAG
- a CDS encoding alpha/beta fold hydrolase yields MKSIHLDDGRKISFLHHVCEKENAPTIVFVHGFPLDHSMWAGQMPLREVASLIMPDLIGFGQSDQVSDGVSMQQLADDVAELLQQLGATKVIWCGLSMGGYVGWEFLKNHSEMLSGLVCCNTRATADDEKTARGRRVAAAQVVETGADPVAAAMREKLFSKSTLETKPEVVASVVDVIRSTAPATIAAAQLAMSKRSDFSELLPQIEVPVLVVAGEDDVITPANEMQVMAMEIPGSTFVELSEAGHMSPLERPEAFNHAVVHWIGQ; encoded by the coding sequence TTGAAATCGATACATCTGGACGATGGAAGAAAGATCAGCTTTCTGCATCACGTTTGCGAAAAAGAAAACGCACCGACGATCGTTTTTGTGCACGGCTTTCCGTTGGACCATTCGATGTGGGCTGGGCAAATGCCGCTGCGCGAAGTGGCCTCATTGATCATGCCCGACCTGATCGGTTTTGGGCAAAGTGATCAGGTGTCCGACGGCGTTTCGATGCAGCAGTTGGCCGATGATGTTGCCGAGTTGCTGCAGCAGCTCGGAGCAACGAAAGTCATCTGGTGCGGGCTTTCGATGGGAGGCTACGTTGGCTGGGAATTTCTCAAAAACCACAGTGAAATGCTGTCCGGATTGGTTTGCTGCAACACGCGAGCCACCGCCGATGATGAAAAAACGGCTCGTGGCAGGCGCGTCGCGGCGGCACAAGTTGTGGAAACGGGAGCCGATCCTGTCGCCGCAGCCATGCGCGAAAAACTGTTCTCCAAATCGACGTTGGAAACAAAACCGGAGGTCGTCGCTTCCGTTGTGGATGTGATTCGATCCACCGCGCCGGCAACGATCGCTGCGGCTCAATTGGCGATGTCAAAGCGAAGCGATTTTTCGGAATTGCTGCCGCAAATCGAAGTTCCGGTTCTTGTCGTCGCAGGCGAAGACGACGTCATCACTCCTGCCAATGAGATGCAAGTGATGGCGATGGAAATTCCCGGCTCGACGTTTGTTGAACTTTCCGAGGCTGGTCACATGTCGCCATTGGAGCGACCTGAAGCTTTCAACCACGCCGTGGTTCACTGGATTGGACAGTAG
- a CDS encoding DUF2752 domain-containing protein, whose translation MTETDLPDSHRESFWRFYRLNFRLHIVFLLMAAAVITCSFVMSSEGKTTVRMPGVPVQMPSTCMSKRIWGVDCPGCGLTRSFISMSHAQFGRAFSFNPAGPLVYLFVLFQIPWHLYQMFRLWKLRRPIETLWLYVPLFAMSGAILIQWLWRLARGDLF comes from the coding sequence ATGACCGAAACTGACCTGCCTGATTCGCATCGTGAAAGTTTCTGGCGCTTCTACCGTCTGAACTTTCGATTGCACATCGTGTTTCTGTTGATGGCGGCAGCGGTCATCACCTGTTCGTTCGTCATGTCATCGGAAGGCAAGACGACCGTTCGCATGCCTGGCGTGCCCGTGCAGATGCCCTCCACCTGCATGTCCAAACGCATTTGGGGCGTCGACTGTCCCGGTTGCGGGCTGACACGTTCGTTCATTTCGATGAGCCACGCACAGTTCGGCCGTGCGTTTTCATTCAACCCGGCGGGGCCCCTGGTCTACCTGTTTGTTTTGTTCCAGATTCCCTGGCATCTCTATCAAATGTTCCGGCTGTGGAAACTCAGGCGACCGATTGAGACGTTGTGGCTGTACGTTCCGCTGTTCGCGATGAGCGGCGCGATTTTAATTCAATGGTTGTGGCGATTGGCACGAGGAGATCTGTTTTGA
- a CDS encoding TrkH family potassium uptake protein, whose translation MNVKLLCRLLGILASLIGSVMLLSLIWAVPSIGYHTDAVVEHTAWEAAGIRGLVLSSLISLAVGGLLFRFGRGADGKLFRKEAMAVVGLSWILATFLGALPYALSGTSRGPSMRFFDRGEQVEPLLLLSRHRTNVWSAWKESSGHSANEYAVLKAISNSSARGLSRKELVSRTGMSNAPGVFQQLKSKPGLGSYLIAPGEARNAPVDRAAHYRQRWMKMGLIDSMFESQSGFSTTGATVLNDLEDPYLVPHCILFWRSSTHFLGGLGIIALFVVILGQGSAGKSLMRAEMPGPTQESHNSKMQHTAWLFAATYTVLNIVLAIILFFLGMSVFDAICHAFATMATGGFSTYNASLGHFVADGVNGRTIEYVVMFFMLLAGTNFTLLLISVMGNPLQLLKDVEFKTYIGIITGVAIAIITMGLINDDQGFSSPEKAIRNGLFQVITIITTTGFGTADFDQWNHFSRGVLLVLMFVGGCAGSTGGGMKVIRYVLFVKILRIEIEEAYHPKIVRQLRIGDKPLEDQSLRRTIMVYFGLIAALFALGFLFVVLVEPDLTWGANADNKLIDSASAVASTLNNIGPGLGLVGPTQNYSSFCAINKVLFIGLMMLGRLEIFPIIVLFAPRFWRDQ comes from the coding sequence ATGAACGTAAAACTCCTCTGCCGATTGCTCGGAATACTCGCGTCGCTCATCGGCAGCGTGATGTTGCTCAGTCTCATTTGGGCCGTCCCCTCAATCGGATATCACACTGACGCCGTAGTCGAACACACTGCCTGGGAGGCCGCAGGCATCCGCGGGCTCGTTCTTAGTTCGCTGATTTCCCTGGCTGTCGGCGGTCTGCTGTTTCGTTTCGGACGCGGTGCGGATGGAAAACTGTTTCGCAAAGAAGCCATGGCAGTTGTCGGGCTCAGTTGGATCCTTGCAACCTTCCTCGGTGCCCTGCCCTACGCGCTTTCAGGGACTAGTCGCGGGCCGTCGATGCGTTTCTTTGATCGCGGAGAACAAGTCGAGCCGCTGTTATTGCTGAGCCGCCATCGCACGAACGTCTGGAGTGCATGGAAGGAGTCCAGCGGGCACTCCGCAAACGAATATGCCGTCCTCAAAGCCATCTCCAATTCATCAGCCCGCGGGCTTTCGCGAAAAGAATTGGTCAGCCGCACAGGAATGAGCAACGCACCTGGTGTCTTTCAGCAATTGAAATCGAAGCCAGGATTGGGCAGCTATTTGATTGCTCCCGGCGAGGCCCGCAACGCTCCCGTTGACCGCGCCGCGCACTACCGTCAGCGGTGGATGAAAATGGGGCTGATCGATTCGATGTTCGAATCCCAGTCCGGTTTCAGCACAACCGGAGCCACGGTGTTGAACGATCTCGAAGACCCCTACCTCGTTCCGCACTGCATTCTGTTTTGGCGATCGAGCACACACTTTCTTGGAGGGCTGGGCATCATCGCTCTGTTCGTCGTAATCCTCGGTCAGGGCTCGGCAGGAAAATCGCTGATGCGAGCCGAAATGCCTGGTCCGACGCAGGAAAGCCACAACTCAAAAATGCAGCATACTGCCTGGCTGTTTGCAGCGACCTATACGGTGCTAAACATTGTGCTGGCGATCATTCTGTTCTTTCTGGGGATGAGCGTGTTCGATGCCATTTGTCACGCCTTTGCCACGATGGCGACCGGAGGGTTCAGTACTTACAACGCCAGCCTCGGACATTTTGTTGCCGACGGAGTCAATGGCCGAACGATCGAGTACGTCGTGATGTTCTTTATGCTGCTGGCTGGCACGAACTTTACGCTGTTGCTGATCAGCGTGATGGGCAATCCGCTGCAACTACTCAAAGACGTCGAGTTCAAGACGTACATCGGCATTATCACTGGAGTCGCGATCGCTATCATCACTATGGGGTTGATCAACGACGATCAGGGTTTCAGCTCACCAGAGAAAGCCATCCGCAACGGGCTGTTTCAGGTTATCACTATTATCACCACGACCGGGTTCGGCACTGCGGACTTTGATCAGTGGAATCACTTTAGCCGAGGAGTCCTGTTGGTCCTGATGTTCGTCGGGGGTTGCGCCGGAAGCACGGGAGGCGGGATGAAAGTCATCCGATATGTTTTGTTCGTCAAGATTCTGCGGATCGAGATCGAGGAAGCCTACCATCCAAAAATCGTGCGGCAGTTGCGTATCGGCGACAAGCCTCTCGAGGATCAGTCGCTGCGGCGTACGATCATGGTTTATTTCGGCCTGATCGCGGCTTTGTTTGCGTTAGGATTTCTCTTTGTTGTGCTGGTCGAACCTGATTTGACGTGGGGAGCGAACGCGGATAACAAGCTGATTGATTCTGCCAGCGCCGTGGCTTCGACGCTCAACAACATCGGTCCCGGACTCGGGCTGGTCGGTCCGACGCAAAACTACTCAAGCTTCTGCGCCATCAACAAAGTCCTGTTTATCGGGTTGATGATGTTGGGGCGACTGGAGATCTTTCCGATCATTGTGCTGTTTGCTCCCCGATTCTGGCGCGACCAATGA
- the prmC gene encoding peptide chain release factor N(5)-glutamine methyltransferase yields the protein MTPTPINEWTLQRLLEWTTNHFNEAGSDSSRLDAEVLLAEALQCQRIELYTRFAEVPDAEPLQKFREWVKRRAAGEPVAYLVGHKEFYSLKFKVTPATLVPRPETEHLIVAALEVCKDAEEPIRIIDVGTGSGCIAVTLAKHLDKQYVIAATDISLEALAVARENAQSHEVESRIRFYEGDLLDALPEGSNPVHLIVSNPPYIGRVEVDTVEDTVKDYEPDAALFAGEQGTEIIERLIPQAEKMLLPGGHLVIEASPTTMDRCVEMVNQSGLDFVEVINDYAGLKRILVARQKG from the coding sequence ATGACACCGACTCCGATCAATGAATGGACCTTGCAGCGTTTGCTGGAATGGACCACCAACCATTTCAACGAAGCCGGTTCGGATTCGTCGCGACTGGACGCGGAAGTTCTGCTGGCCGAAGCACTGCAATGCCAACGCATCGAACTTTATACACGCTTTGCGGAAGTTCCCGACGCTGAGCCGCTGCAGAAGTTTCGCGAATGGGTCAAACGCCGCGCCGCCGGTGAGCCAGTGGCTTATCTGGTCGGCCACAAAGAATTCTATTCGCTGAAGTTCAAAGTCACGCCCGCAACGCTGGTCCCGCGTCCGGAAACCGAGCACCTGATCGTGGCGGCTTTGGAAGTTTGCAAGGACGCCGAAGAGCCCATTCGAATCATCGACGTCGGAACCGGCAGCGGATGTATCGCGGTGACGTTGGCGAAACATCTGGACAAACAATACGTCATCGCGGCGACAGACATTTCGCTCGAAGCCCTGGCGGTGGCTCGCGAAAACGCTCAATCGCATGAAGTCGAGTCACGGATTCGATTCTACGAAGGCGATCTGCTGGACGCACTTCCAGAAGGCAGCAATCCGGTGCATTTGATTGTTAGCAACCCGCCCTACATCGGTCGCGTCGAAGTCGATACGGTGGAGGACACGGTGAAAGACTACGAACCCGATGCCGCACTCTTCGCGGGTGAGCAGGGTACGGAAATCATTGAGCGGCTGATTCCGCAGGCCGAGAAAATGTTGCTTCCTGGCGGCCATTTGGTCATCGAAGCCAGTCCGACGACGATGGATCGTTGTGTGGAGATGGTGAACCAGTCCGGTTTGGATTTTGTCGAAGTCATCAACGACTACGCCGGTCTGAAAAGGATTCTTGTGGCGAGACAGAAAGGTTAA
- a CDS encoding pyridoxal phosphate-dependent aminotransferase — protein sequence MSLFENWIADRTRNFDSSGIRKMFDLAAKLEDPINLSIGQPDFDVPPPIKEEMIRAIQDGKNGYTLTQGITPLREKIQGIVDDQWGHSDRQAFVCSGTSGGLMLSIMATVNPGDEVIYFDPFFVMYPAIIELAQGKSVPVSIYPDFKIDIEKVRDAITDKTKLIILNSPSNPTGVCFSESEIKAVAELAAEKGICLVSDEIYSKFVYDEPYVSAAKFNPDAIVIDGFSKTYAMTGLRLGFVHGPKKLVETMLKIQQYTFVCAPAPAQWAGLAALDYDMTPYVNSYRAKRDRLIEGIGDKYEIVKPGGAFYVFPKLPWGDGQSFVEKAIDNNLMVIPGNIFSGQDTHFRISYAASEEKLEAGIEVLNRIAEEGA from the coding sequence ATGAGCCTATTTGAAAACTGGATCGCCGACCGGACTCGAAACTTTGACTCCAGTGGGATCCGCAAGATGTTCGACCTCGCTGCCAAGCTTGAGGATCCGATCAACCTTTCCATCGGCCAGCCCGACTTCGACGTCCCGCCGCCGATCAAGGAGGAAATGATCAGGGCGATTCAGGACGGCAAAAACGGCTACACGTTGACGCAGGGCATCACGCCGCTTCGCGAGAAGATTCAGGGCATCGTTGACGATCAGTGGGGCCATTCCGATCGACAGGCTTTTGTCTGTTCAGGAACCAGCGGCGGGTTGATGTTGTCGATCATGGCGACGGTCAATCCTGGCGATGAAGTCATCTACTTCGATCCGTTTTTCGTGATGTATCCGGCGATCATCGAGTTGGCTCAGGGTAAGTCCGTGCCCGTCAGCATTTATCCCGATTTCAAAATCGACATCGAGAAAGTCCGCGACGCGATCACAGACAAAACGAAGCTGATTATTCTCAACAGCCCTTCGAATCCAACCGGAGTCTGCTTTTCCGAATCAGAAATCAAAGCCGTCGCTGAGTTGGCGGCTGAGAAAGGCATCTGTCTGGTTTCGGACGAGATCTACAGCAAGTTCGTGTACGACGAGCCTTACGTTTCGGCGGCGAAGTTCAATCCGGACGCGATCGTGATTGATGGATTTTCAAAAACATATGCCATGACCGGATTGCGTTTGGGGTTCGTCCACGGGCCGAAAAAGCTGGTCGAAACGATGCTGAAGATTCAACAGTACACATTCGTTTGTGCTCCGGCGCCCGCGCAGTGGGCCGGTTTGGCGGCGTTGGATTATGACATGACTCCGTACGTGAATTCGTATCGAGCCAAGCGTGATCGATTGATCGAAGGCATCGGCGACAAGTACGAAATCGTCAAACCTGGCGGCGCGTTTTACGTTTTCCCAAAACTGCCCTGGGGCGACGGCCAGAGCTTTGTGGAGAAAGCCATCGACAACAACTTGATGGTCATTCCTGGCAACATCTTCAGCGGCCAGGATACGCACTTTCGGATCTCTTATGCGGCCAGCGAGGAGAAGTTGGAAGCTGGCATCGAAGTTTTGAATCGAATCGCGGAAGAGGGGGCTTGA
- a CDS encoding amidophosphoribosyltransferase, with protein MSELFHECGVAAIYHLPSETTSELCPGSDPQQTSSLIVRMLLDMQNRGQLSAGISRFNENATNHQLIDTYRDLGSVQEVFRLSHKAKAKNLMSEYVGPVAIGHVRYATCGADDKSYAQPFENHHFNKRRWFSFAFNGQLANFNELAQELLSEPDTHLVRNSDTEVLMHEFSRQLLQDSQISLIDMIRNVSRRLDGAWSLAYLNAKGEMLIARDPLGIKPMCYAVKGPLFAAASESVALVNLGFSRSEIESLKPGHAITIVDGKIEITQFADDPGQAHCFFEWIYFANVASRLDDRGVYQTRTELGRELADLERDRWNLFEVDEDTIVVPVPDTSKAAADSMAFHMKIPSREGLIRNRYSGRTFIESSQESRAHKAKIKYTPLREVMEGKRVVLVEDSIVRSTTMQALLQRIRDEGGAKEIHVRVACPPIMAPCYYGIDMSTIRQLFAPKFCPPGKELTEAMQDEMAAKLGCDSLRYLPIESISRAIGIPEDGLCQACLTGQYPTPTGQKLYQIDKDNFLNDRDAVDLFAGRAFDVNAS; from the coding sequence ATGAGTGAACTTTTCCACGAATGTGGCGTTGCGGCGATTTACCATTTGCCAAGCGAAACAACCAGCGAACTTTGCCCCGGATCGGACCCGCAGCAAACCTCTTCGTTGATCGTGCGGATGCTGCTGGACATGCAGAATCGAGGCCAGCTTTCAGCCGGAATATCGCGGTTCAACGAGAACGCGACCAACCATCAACTGATCGACACGTATCGCGATCTCGGCAGCGTCCAGGAAGTCTTTCGGCTCTCACATAAAGCCAAAGCCAAAAACCTGATGAGCGAATACGTCGGCCCGGTTGCAATCGGCCATGTTCGCTACGCCACCTGCGGCGCCGACGACAAAAGTTATGCTCAGCCGTTCGAAAATCACCACTTTAACAAACGCCGCTGGTTTTCATTTGCCTTCAATGGGCAATTGGCCAACTTCAACGAACTGGCCCAGGAACTTCTTAGCGAACCCGACACGCATCTGGTGCGGAACTCGGATACGGAAGTTTTGATGCACGAGTTTTCACGGCAGCTGCTGCAGGATTCGCAAATTTCGTTGATCGATATGATTCGGAACGTTTCGCGACGACTCGACGGAGCCTGGTCGCTGGCGTATCTGAACGCAAAAGGAGAGATGCTGATCGCTCGCGATCCGCTGGGCATCAAGCCGATGTGCTACGCGGTCAAAGGTCCGCTGTTTGCCGCAGCGAGCGAAAGCGTGGCGTTGGTGAATCTTGGTTTCTCGCGGAGCGAGATCGAATCGCTCAAGCCCGGGCATGCGATCACGATCGTGGACGGTAAAATCGAGATCACGCAGTTTGCGGACGATCCCGGTCAAGCACATTGCTTTTTCGAGTGGATCTATTTTGCCAACGTCGCCAGTCGACTGGATGATCGCGGCGTATATCAGACACGGACGGAACTTGGCCGCGAGCTTGCGGATCTGGAGCGAGATCGCTGGAACCTTTTCGAAGTCGATGAAGACACGATCGTCGTTCCGGTCCCTGATACGTCGAAAGCTGCGGCGGATTCGATGGCTTTCCACATGAAGATCCCGTCGCGTGAAGGTCTGATCCGAAATCGCTACAGCGGACGAACGTTCATTGAGTCGTCGCAGGAGTCACGTGCTCACAAGGCGAAAATTAAATACACGCCCCTCCGTGAAGTCATGGAAGGCAAGCGAGTCGTGCTGGTTGAGGACTCGATCGTTCGCTCGACAACGATGCAGGCGCTGCTGCAGCGGATTCGTGACGAAGGCGGTGCGAAGGAGATCCATGTTCGCGTGGCCTGTCCGCCAATCATGGCTCCGTGCTATTACGGGATCGACATGTCGACGATCAGACAACTGTTTGCACCGAAGTTTTGCCCGCCGGGAAAAGAACTTACCGAAGCGATGCAGGACGAGATGGCGGCCAAGCTCGGTTGTGATTCGCTGCGATATTTACCGATTGAGTCGATTTCTCGCGCGATCGGAATTCCGGAAGACGGTTTGTGCCAGGCCTGCCTGACAGGTCAGTATCCGACACCAACCGGTCAGAAGCTTTATCAGATCGACAAGGATAATTTCCTCAACGATCGCGACGCGGTCGACCTGTTTGCGGGACGGGCTTTCGACGTTAATGCCTCTTAA